One window of Anaerolineales bacterium genomic DNA carries:
- the ftsA gene encoding cell division protein FtsA translates to MDEIVVGIDVGTTKVCTLVGRVEDDKSIRILGVGIEPSEGIRKGIVVDLPAASRAIKRSVEKAESTSGLEITSAFVSLAGAHVASVNSRGAAGIPGGIIEVHDLARALEQAQAIAIPHDREIIHVIQRGITVDGQEGVKTPVGMHGYKLEVETHIITAASATVDNLRQCVGAAGVEIQQFVLNPLASAEIVLTEQEREMGVAVCDIGGGTTDLAIYVDGDVWHTMVLAVGGNHVTQDIAHGLRLSLTQAEEVKKQQGHAVKSDVGADEYFLMRPFGEDKDIRISRHDLAMIIEARVEETFNLILQEIKRSGYDGLLPAGMVLTGGTSALPGINRVAAGLLGMPVRTAQPQNLKGLVDKLNSPMYSTSFGLLQWAISMHDHQVAVSTGGKRRKPRGDRSSNMDSVKSWLKRLLP, encoded by the coding sequence ATGGATGAAATTGTTGTTGGCATTGACGTAGGAACGACCAAGGTCTGCACCCTTGTTGGGCGGGTGGAGGACGATAAATCCATCCGCATTCTCGGTGTGGGCATCGAACCTTCCGAGGGCATCCGCAAGGGGATCGTGGTCGATCTCCCCGCTGCGTCGCGCGCCATCAAACGTTCGGTCGAAAAAGCGGAGAGCACTTCCGGTCTCGAGATCACTTCCGCGTTCGTGAGTCTTGCGGGCGCGCATGTGGCTTCGGTGAACAGCCGCGGCGCGGCGGGAATCCCCGGCGGGATCATCGAAGTCCATGATCTGGCGCGTGCGCTCGAACAGGCTCAGGCGATCGCCATCCCTCACGACCGCGAGATCATTCACGTCATCCAGCGCGGCATCACCGTGGACGGGCAGGAAGGCGTGAAGACCCCGGTCGGGATGCACGGTTATAAACTCGAAGTGGAAACGCACATCATCACCGCCGCGAGCGCGACCGTCGATAATTTGCGTCAATGTGTGGGCGCGGCGGGGGTCGAGATTCAACAATTCGTTTTGAATCCGCTTGCCTCTGCTGAAATTGTGTTGACCGAACAGGAACGCGAAATGGGCGTGGCGGTTTGCGACATCGGCGGCGGGACGACCGACCTTGCGATCTACGTCGATGGCGATGTATGGCACACGATGGTCCTGGCAGTCGGCGGGAATCACGTCACTCAGGACATCGCACACGGACTGCGACTATCGCTGACGCAAGCCGAAGAAGTAAAAAAGCAGCAGGGACATGCTGTGAAGTCCGATGTCGGCGCGGATGAATATTTCCTCATGCGTCCCTTCGGCGAGGATAAGGATATTCGCATCAGCCGCCACGATCTGGCGATGATCATCGAAGCGCGCGTGGAAGAGACATTCAATTTAATTCTTCAAGAGATCAAGCGCTCAGGGTATGACGGATTGTTACCGGCAGGCATGGTACTGACAGGCGGCACGTCTGCTTTGCCCGGAATCAATCGTGTGGCGGCGGGTTTGTTGGGCATGCCGGTCCGCACAGCCCAGCCGCAAAATCTGAAAGGACTTGTGGATAAGCTCAATTCGCCCATGTATTCCACGAGTTTCGGATTGCTGCAATGGGCGATCAGCATGCACGATCATCAGGTCGCGGTCTCGACCGGTGGCAAACGCCGCAAGCCGCGCGGTGATAGGAGTTCAAATATGGATTCAGTGAAGAGTTGGTTGAAGAGGTTGCTGCCATGA
- a CDS encoding FtsQ-type POTRA domain-containing protein, protein MSDKRQPTRAEIVRRRRAEHAAKELQRAAKQATKPMVKVSARTPTLPLWASPKPTEKRKFKIALGLPEFHLNKPKIALPRLPQLPRAHTNWRIASVLFALAFGTMLVLAFRLQYFYVPSAYVLGNTRILSEEINGIIGVNGQNIFTVQPDELERRLRLNYPELLSAQVDVYLPNFVYVTVLERQPVILWNQNGGYTWVDESGIAFRPRGEAAGLIVVNALDAPPAGIQTSDDPYSPPPFIQKDLVDSALGLAPLVPAGATLTFSSVDGFSWVDPRGWTVAFGTSSSDLPLKITVYRTLVESLLQRGKTPIYINVEHPDGPYYRMAEVDAEETQEIFVESP, encoded by the coding sequence ATGAGCGACAAACGCCAGCCTACCCGTGCCGAGATCGTCCGCCGTCGCCGCGCCGAGCATGCTGCGAAAGAACTTCAACGGGCGGCGAAACAGGCCACCAAACCCATGGTCAAGGTTTCTGCGCGCACACCCACACTTCCGCTATGGGCATCGCCCAAGCCGACTGAAAAGCGAAAGTTCAAGATCGCGTTGGGTTTGCCGGAATTTCATCTCAATAAACCGAAGATTGCCCTGCCGCGGCTTCCGCAACTGCCGCGCGCGCATACCAACTGGCGAATCGCGTCGGTCTTATTTGCGCTTGCTTTTGGGACCATGCTCGTGCTGGCGTTTCGATTGCAGTATTTCTATGTCCCCTCTGCGTATGTACTTGGCAACACACGCATCCTTAGCGAAGAGATCAACGGCATCATCGGCGTGAACGGGCAGAACATCTTTACCGTCCAGCCGGATGAACTTGAACGACGGCTGCGATTGAATTACCCCGAGCTTCTCTCCGCACAGGTGGATGTGTACCTTCCCAATTTCGTCTACGTTACTGTCCTTGAACGCCAGCCCGTCATCCTTTGGAATCAAAACGGAGGATACACCTGGGTCGACGAATCAGGCATCGCGTTCAGGCCCCGAGGCGAGGCGGCGGGGTTGATCGTGGTCAATGCGTTGGATGCGCCCCCGGCGGGGATTCAAACCTCGGATGACCCGTACAGCCCGCCGCCCTTCATCCAAAAAGATCTTGTGGATTCCGCTCTCGGTCTCGCCCCGCTCGTGCCTGCTGGCGCCACCCTGACCTTTTCCTCCGTTGATGGTTTCAGCTGGGTCGACCCGCGCGGTTGGACGGTCGCATTCGGTACTTCATCGAGCGACCTGCCGTTGAAGATCACCGTATATCGGACGCTGGTCGAATCGCTTTTACAACGCGGCAAGACTCCCATTTACATCAACGTGGAGCATCCCGACGGCCCGTATTACCGCATGGCAGAAGTTGATGCAGAAGAAACACAGGAAATCTTTGTAGAGAGCCCGTAA
- a CDS encoding D-alanine--D-alanine ligase produces the protein MTKKLRVAVIFGGRSGEHDVSLMSARSVISVLDPERYEVVQVGITLDGNWLTGSDALGAFENGDVRNLDRVIPPTDPSARQSLFVLRSTKTGDKFETLNAIDVFFPVLHGPFGEDGTIQGLFEMADVAYVGAGVAGSAVGMDKAIFKDVMRAHGIPLVKSALILRGEIENDVDSVIAKAEALGSYPLFTKPANLGSSVGISKCTSRSDLAEGLMDAARYDRRIIIEGGVKNVREIEVSVLGNEDPQASVCGEILPSREFYSYESKYIDGTSGLIIPAPLPEDTADQIRDYAVRAYKAIDCAGMARADFFVEKDTNRIYLNELNTIPGFTSISMYPKLWQASGMTYAELVDRLIQLALDRKAQRDRTEHRRTA, from the coding sequence ATGACGAAGAAACTTCGAGTTGCAGTTATCTTTGGCGGACGTTCTGGCGAGCATGATGTTTCGCTGATGTCTGCGCGCTCGGTGATCTCCGTTTTGGACCCGGAACGTTATGAGGTTGTGCAAGTGGGCATTACGCTCGATGGCAACTGGCTGACTGGAAGCGATGCGCTCGGTGCGTTTGAAAATGGCGATGTCAGGAATCTCGACCGCGTCATCCCGCCCACCGACCCGTCGGCGCGGCAGAGTTTGTTCGTGCTTCGTTCGACGAAAACCGGAGACAAATTCGAAACGCTCAACGCCATCGACGTCTTCTTCCCCGTCCTGCACGGACCGTTCGGAGAGGACGGAACGATCCAGGGTCTGTTCGAAATGGCGGATGTGGCATACGTGGGCGCAGGCGTAGCCGGGTCAGCCGTTGGCATGGATAAAGCCATTTTCAAAGATGTAATGCGCGCTCATGGGATCCCTCTCGTGAAATCGGCTTTGATCCTGCGCGGCGAGATCGAGAATGATGTGGATTCCGTCATTGCGAAAGCCGAAGCGCTGGGTTCGTATCCGCTCTTCACCAAACCTGCCAATCTCGGTTCATCGGTTGGGATCAGCAAATGCACCAGCCGTTCAGACCTTGCGGAAGGTTTGATGGATGCCGCGCGTTATGACCGCCGCATCATCATCGAGGGCGGTGTGAAAAATGTGCGTGAGATCGAAGTCAGCGTGCTTGGCAATGAAGACCCACAGGCATCGGTCTGCGGAGAGATCCTGCCGAGCCGCGAGTTCTACTCGTATGAGTCGAAATATATCGATGGCACATCGGGGTTGATCATCCCGGCGCCGCTGCCGGAAGATACAGCAGACCAGATCCGCGATTATGCCGTGCGCGCCTACAAAGCCATCGATTGCGCGGGCATGGCGCGGGCTGACTTTTTTGTCGAAAAAGACACGAATAGGATTTATCTAAACGAATTGAACACGATACCCGGCTTTACTTCCATCAGCATGTACCCGAAATTATGGCAGGCAAGCGGCATGACGTATGCCGAACTGGTCGACCGCCTGATTCAACTCGCGCTCGACCGCAAAGCCCAACGCGACCGCACCGAGCATCGGAGGACGGCATGA
- the murB gene encoding UDP-N-acetylmuramate dehydrogenase, translating to MVNAAPSVEILREKFGDAVQEHVALAPYTSARIGGPADAMLTVRSADELADAMQRIWEHDLPYYILGGGSNVLVSDKGFRGVVVLNRAKGIRFEMGDQPQVWCEAGVVIGNLAKRCASKGLGGLEWSATVPGTVGGAVYGNAGAFGGDMTHNLMWAELLTKKGRERFALEQMGYGYRTSILKRGELKAVVLSAMLKLKNSSKEEVSVKIEQFSERRKATQPPGASMGSMFKNPQGDHAGRLIEAAGLKGTRIGNAEISTLHGNFFINHGRTRAEDIRALILLAQRTVKERFNVDLELEIELVGEWNE from the coding sequence ATGGTTAACGCCGCCCCTTCCGTTGAGATCTTGCGAGAGAAATTTGGCGATGCTGTGCAGGAGCATGTCGCCCTTGCGCCGTATACGTCTGCGCGCATCGGCGGACCGGCGGATGCGATGCTGACGGTCAGATCGGCGGATGAACTTGCAGACGCGATGCAACGGATATGGGAACACGATCTCCCGTATTACATACTTGGCGGCGGGTCGAATGTGCTCGTCAGCGATAAAGGCTTTCGTGGAGTCGTGGTTTTGAACAGGGCGAAGGGAATCCGCTTTGAGATGGGCGACCAGCCTCAAGTCTGGTGCGAGGCGGGAGTCGTGATCGGCAATCTCGCCAAGCGCTGCGCATCCAAAGGCTTGGGCGGACTGGAATGGTCGGCAACGGTCCCCGGCACAGTCGGTGGCGCGGTGTATGGAAACGCGGGAGCGTTCGGCGGCGATATGACTCATAACCTAATGTGGGCTGAACTGCTGACGAAAAAAGGGCGGGAACGATTCGCTCTCGAACAAATGGGATACGGCTACCGCACCAGTATTTTAAAACGTGGTGAATTGAAAGCCGTTGTTTTGAGCGCGATGTTGAAATTAAAAAATTCATCGAAAGAGGAAGTGTCTGTTAAAATCGAACAATTCAGCGAACGCCGAAAAGCCACGCAACCGCCTGGCGCAAGCATGGGTTCGATGTTCAAGAATCCGCAGGGCGACCATGCGGGACGTTTGATTGAAGCCGCGGGTTTGAAGGGGACGCGCATCGGCAACGCTGAGATCAGCACGCTGCACGGAAATTTCTTTATAAACCACGGCAGGACCAGAGCCGAAGATATTCGCGCTTTGATTCTCCTGGCTCAAAGAACGGTGAAGGAAAGATTCAACGTGGATTTGGAATTGGAAATCGAGTTGGTAGGCGAGTGGAACGAGTGA